A section of the Mesorhizobium loti genome encodes:
- a CDS encoding methyltransferase family protein: MRKREILADLREGFFRACALACAGLFVYRGLYQVVEDPTRLNAALVAISEILTFTWLLVSRRPVTRDWNPLTVIVSVSASFGVALISLEPGTALIPVYIAAPLQFAALLFVIWGKISLGRSFAILPGNRGVMTGGAYRIVRHPIYAGYLAGHVLYLLSAFSFHNLAVYAVITYLQLYRILREEALLAAEPEYRAYMERVHYRLFYRIF; the protein is encoded by the coding sequence GTGCGCAAGCGCGAGATCCTTGCCGACCTGCGCGAAGGCTTCTTTCGTGCCTGCGCCCTGGCCTGCGCGGGGCTGTTCGTCTATCGCGGCCTCTACCAGGTCGTGGAGGATCCGACTCGGCTCAACGCCGCCTTGGTGGCGATTTCCGAGATACTCACCTTCACCTGGCTGCTCGTGTCGCGGCGTCCGGTGACGCGCGACTGGAATCCACTTACGGTCATCGTCTCGGTGAGCGCCAGTTTCGGGGTTGCATTGATCAGCCTTGAACCAGGCACGGCGCTCATTCCAGTCTATATCGCCGCGCCGCTGCAGTTCGCGGCGCTGTTATTCGTCATCTGGGGCAAGATATCGCTGGGCCGTTCCTTTGCCATCCTGCCCGGCAACCGTGGCGTGATGACGGGCGGCGCCTACCGTATCGTGCGGCACCCGATCTATGCCGGCTACCTTGCCGGCCACGTGCTCTACTTGCTGTCGGCCTTCTCCTTCCACAACCTCGCGGTCTATGCGGTCATCACCTATTTGCAACTGTATCGCATCCTGCGCGAGGAGGCCCTGCTGGCGGCCGAGCCGGAATATCGCGCCTACATGGAACGGGTGCACTACAGGCTGTTCTACCGGATATTCTGA
- a CDS encoding GntR family transcriptional regulator: MKRRAVQLSPGTGKPEQIATVLEHEIRSGLLGFGDRLQSENELVQRFSVSRNTVRKGLEELSSRGLITTKVGIGSFVTFDGKPVDDAIGWSRALANAGANAETRTLRLEVIEDVDLAALLGIESPFFIAVDRVRTNASDGHAISIERSRLPLSPELEDVPLRGLREGSLHQTLRGAGLIPDHGEEWVGIEMLNAEDAAILGCPQGTPFLRGRRLTRAADDRPIEYVTSLLNPAHFALHMRF, from the coding sequence ATGAAGCGGCGCGCGGTTCAACTGTCTCCCGGCACGGGCAAGCCCGAGCAGATCGCGACCGTTCTGGAACATGAAATCCGTTCCGGCCTGCTCGGCTTCGGCGACCGCCTGCAAAGCGAAAACGAACTCGTCCAGCGCTTCTCCGTCAGTCGCAACACGGTCCGCAAGGGCCTCGAGGAACTGTCCAGCCGCGGGCTGATCACCACCAAGGTCGGCATCGGCTCCTTCGTCACCTTCGACGGCAAGCCGGTCGACGACGCCATCGGCTGGTCGCGGGCGCTGGCCAATGCTGGCGCCAATGCCGAGACCAGGACGCTGCGGCTGGAAGTCATCGAAGACGTGGATCTGGCAGCCTTGCTTGGCATCGAAAGCCCGTTCTTCATCGCTGTCGACCGGGTGCGTACCAACGCCAGCGATGGCCATGCGATTTCCATCGAGCGCAGCCGCCTGCCGCTGTCGCCGGAGCTTGAGGACGTGCCGCTGCGCGGCCTGCGTGAGGGATCGCTGCACCAGACGTTGCGCGGCGCCGGCCTGATCCCCGACCATGGCGAGGAATGGGTGGGTATCGAGATGCTCAACGCCGAGGACGCCGCCATTCTGGGCTGCCCCCAAGGTACACCCTTCCTGCGCGGCCGCCGGCTGACGCGTGCGGCCGACGACCGGCCGATCGAATATGTCACCAGCCTGCTCAATCCCGCGCATTTCGCGCTGCATATGAGGTTCTGA
- a CDS encoding ABC transporter substrate-binding protein codes for MTDLTRRQALLLTLASGLPLVGGSSRSLAATQKVSVALDWTVNTNHIGLFVARDKGFYREAGLAADILPYSDTGAGTLVANRVADFGINGTISLFTQRTAGADLKAVYAVVQAETGRVVFNAARSEIKSPRDLDGLTYGGFGSAWENALISTIIRHDGGKGKFETVTLGTSAYEALANGSVDFTLEVATWEGVEAELKGVKQRSFVYADYGVPDEHTTLISSSEAYLQANPALASAFVQATRRGYQFAVDHPEEAAALLIAANKDALTNPSLIEASLKVLINGHYLRAENGAIGTMDPVKMGAIGGYLFTAGILRDVDGKVLTQRPDFARYFANSYLG; via the coding sequence ATGACTGACTTGACGCGCCGGCAGGCTTTGCTGCTCACCCTTGCCAGCGGTCTTCCGCTGGTTGGGGGATCGAGCCGCTCGCTTGCGGCAACGCAAAAAGTATCTGTCGCGCTGGACTGGACCGTCAACACCAACCACATCGGGCTGTTCGTCGCCCGCGACAAGGGATTTTACCGCGAGGCCGGCCTCGCGGCCGACATCCTGCCCTACAGCGACACCGGCGCCGGCACGCTGGTCGCCAACCGCGTTGCCGATTTCGGCATCAACGGCACCATCAGCCTTTTCACCCAGAGGACCGCCGGTGCCGACTTGAAGGCGGTCTATGCGGTGGTGCAGGCCGAAACCGGCCGCGTGGTCTTCAATGCGGCGCGCAGCGAGATCAAAAGCCCGAGGGACCTAGACGGCCTGACCTATGGCGGTTTCGGCAGCGCCTGGGAAAATGCGCTGATCTCGACCATCATCCGCCACGACGGTGGCAAGGGCAAGTTCGAGACGGTGACGCTCGGCACCTCCGCCTATGAGGCGCTGGCCAATGGCTCGGTCGACTTCACGCTGGAGGTCGCGACCTGGGAGGGCGTCGAGGCCGAACTCAAAGGCGTCAAGCAGCGCAGCTTCGTCTATGCCGATTATGGCGTGCCCGACGAGCACACGACGCTGATCTCGTCGAGCGAAGCATATCTCCAAGCAAACCCGGCACTGGCATCGGCCTTCGTCCAGGCAACGCGGCGCGGCTATCAGTTCGCCGTCGATCATCCGGAAGAAGCCGCCGCGCTGCTGATCGCCGCCAACAAGGATGCCCTGACCAATCCGTCGTTGATCGAGGCGTCGCTGAAAGTGCTGATCAACGGACACTATCTGCGCGCGGAAAACGGTGCCATCGGCACGATGGACCCGGTGAAGATGGGCGCGATCGGCGGCTATCTCTTCACCGCGGGCATTTTGCGAGACGTCGATGGCAAGGTTCTGACGCAACGTCCGGATTTCGCCAGGTATTTCGCAAATTCATATCTGGGTTGA
- a CDS encoding sensor histidine kinase: MFQPIANIEDAQTLAQAIVNTITEPFLVLDEQFRVLAASRSFYKTFEVDPAQTQGSLLYALGDGQWDIPALRLLLETIIPEKVAMDGFEVEHDFPRIGRRTMLLNARKVLYDHSPAVTILLAFNDITARRVIEREKEELLRRTEDLLHQKDVLLREMEHRVANSLQIIASILLLKARSVTSEETRQHLKDAHQRVLSVAEVQRHLHTSVGVDEIDVGSYLPKLCSSLASSMIGEAQPITVAVMAEGGRMDSQKAVSLGLIITELVLNAIKYAFPKEKSGALIQVTFETAGNDWKLTVSDNGVGKVANDLPSTGLGTAIVEALVKQLEAKVETVSDTNGTSVSVTRATFTSRVPRAA, encoded by the coding sequence ATGTTTCAACCCATTGCGAACATCGAAGACGCGCAGACGCTGGCGCAGGCGATCGTCAACACCATCACCGAACCATTCCTGGTGCTGGACGAGCAGTTTCGCGTGCTGGCCGCCAGCCGCTCCTTCTACAAGACATTCGAGGTCGACCCCGCGCAGACCCAGGGCTCGCTGCTCTATGCGCTAGGCGATGGTCAGTGGGACATTCCGGCACTTCGCTTGCTGCTGGAGACGATCATTCCCGAGAAAGTCGCCATGGACGGCTTCGAGGTGGAGCATGATTTCCCGCGGATCGGCCGCCGCACCATGCTGCTCAACGCCCGCAAGGTGCTTTACGACCACAGCCCGGCCGTAACCATCCTTCTCGCCTTCAATGACATTACCGCCCGCCGTGTCATCGAACGGGAAAAGGAAGAATTGCTGCGCCGCACCGAGGATCTTCTTCACCAGAAGGACGTGCTGCTGCGCGAGATGGAGCACCGGGTTGCCAACAGCCTGCAGATCATCGCCAGCATCCTGTTGCTGAAGGCACGCTCGGTCACGTCGGAAGAGACGCGTCAGCATCTCAAGGATGCCCACCAGCGCGTGTTGTCCGTGGCAGAGGTGCAACGCCATCTTCATACCTCGGTTGGCGTCGACGAGATCGATGTTGGCTCCTACCTTCCGAAATTGTGCAGCAGCCTCGCCTCGTCGATGATCGGCGAAGCCCAGCCCATCACGGTCGCTGTCATGGCCGAAGGCGGCAGAATGGATTCACAAAAGGCGGTCAGCCTTGGGTTGATCATCACTGAACTGGTGCTCAACGCCATCAAATATGCCTTCCCCAAGGAAAAGTCCGGCGCCCTTATCCAGGTGACCTTCGAGACCGCGGGCAACGATTGGAAACTGACCGTTTCGGACAACGGTGTCGGCAAGGTCGCCAACGACTTGCCGAGTACTGGACTTGGAACAGCGATCGTCGAGGCACTGGTGAAACAGCTGGAGGCCAAGGTGGAAACCGTCAGCGACACCAACGGCACAAGCGTCTCGGTCACCCGGGCAACGTTCACTTCACGAGTGCCGCGCGCGGCGTAG
- a CDS encoding ABC transporter permease, whose translation MAAQGAPRSGLRSALPLLAPAYLWLTVAIFLPLSAMVFFSFMTDLPLTGKPWAFTLGNYAAFFSQSLYLTLLLASLRLGLEVTLWCILIGYPAAYVLAKVLKGRSREAIFLLVILPFWSNGLVRIFSWAMVLREGGILDTALNAVLPFKINIDLMYSYPAVIIGLVHSYVPYMVLTCYLTLQAIDDSLIEAGRSLGASRLQVLKRVIIPLSMPGLVAGAALIFVPVVGSFMEPRILGGRTGTFYGTVIEDQFVAVFNWPLGAALSFILLAVVLVILAIASPVLRRAA comes from the coding sequence ATGGCAGCGCAGGGTGCGCCGCGCAGCGGGCTGAGATCGGCCCTGCCGCTGCTGGCGCCGGCCTATCTCTGGCTGACGGTGGCGATCTTCCTGCCGCTCTCTGCCATGGTCTTCTTCTCCTTCATGACCGACCTGCCGCTGACGGGGAAGCCTTGGGCTTTCACGCTTGGCAACTATGCCGCCTTCTTCTCGCAGAGCCTCTATCTGACGCTGCTGCTCGCTTCGCTCAGGCTCGGCCTGGAAGTGACGCTATGGTGCATCCTCATCGGCTATCCCGCCGCCTATGTGCTGGCCAAGGTGCTGAAAGGCCGCAGCCGCGAGGCGATCTTCCTGCTGGTCATCCTGCCGTTCTGGTCGAACGGGCTGGTGCGGATATTCTCCTGGGCGATGGTGCTGCGCGAGGGTGGCATCCTCGATACGGCGCTCAACGCCGTCCTGCCGTTCAAGATCAACATCGATCTGATGTATTCCTATCCCGCCGTCATCATCGGCCTTGTGCACTCCTACGTGCCCTACATGGTGCTGACCTGTTATCTCACCTTGCAGGCGATCGACGATTCGCTGATCGAGGCCGGTCGTTCGCTCGGCGCCTCGCGGCTGCAGGTGCTCAAGCGCGTGATCATCCCGCTGTCGATGCCCGGTCTGGTGGCGGGGGCCGCGCTCATCTTCGTTCCCGTCGTCGGCTCGTTCATGGAGCCGCGCATCCTTGGCGGGCGCACCGGCACCTTCTACGGCACGGTGATCGAGGACCAGTTCGTCGCCGTGTTCAACTGGCCGCTGGGTGCCGCGCTGTCCTTCATCCTGCTGGCGGTCGTGCTGGTCATCCTGGCGATCGCCTCGCCTGTGTTGCGGAGGGCCGCTTGA
- a CDS encoding pyridoxamine 5'-phosphate oxidase family protein: MNIKEMTRQECVALLKTQRIGRLACVRDQKPYVVPVHFAFGENSIFSFSLPGRKVDWMRANPHVCLQVDDVGGVDGWRSVVVEGLFEELSKAPDPDGCMTGVERMIAPVDSDRRLAWSLLAKHGNWWEPGALKPGDTLALSGSHLFYRIRIEAMSGRQASW; the protein is encoded by the coding sequence ATGAACATCAAGGAGATGACGCGGCAGGAGTGCGTCGCCCTTTTGAAGACGCAACGCATCGGTCGCCTGGCATGCGTGCGTGACCAGAAACCTTATGTGGTGCCGGTCCATTTCGCCTTTGGCGAGAATTCCATTTTCAGTTTCTCGCTTCCCGGCAGGAAAGTCGACTGGATGCGGGCCAATCCCCATGTCTGCCTTCAGGTCGACGATGTCGGCGGTGTCGATGGCTGGAGGAGTGTCGTGGTGGAAGGCCTGTTCGAGGAGTTGTCCAAAGCGCCTGATCCAGATGGCTGCATGACCGGCGTTGAAAGGATGATCGCTCCGGTCGATAGCGATCGCCGGCTTGCCTGGTCGCTTCTTGCCAAGCATGGGAATTGGTGGGAGCCTGGAGCGCTGAAGCCCGGCGATACTCTGGCGCTCTCGGGCAGCCATCTATTCTATCGGATCAGGATCGAGGCGATGTCGGGAAGGCAGGCCTCGTGGTAG
- a CDS encoding YkoF family thiamine/hydroxymethylpyrimidine-binding protein produces the protein MFSGAQISLYPMADDFVGVILGALGALDPYRDRLRIETDDISTLLVGPPEVLFPALRDLFVAAARSGKHCVLSAAISRGCPGEPDDPICRSDAFGGPVGPLGPRKEAAITAVRNAAATGQPAAAQFSLYVMGTGDHMDEIYGCIDFLKQSGVYDRSKNFCTKLRGDTGAIFSALNEAFCRFGPGAGHVTLDVTVSANSPSAV, from the coding sequence ATGTTTTCAGGCGCACAGATTTCCCTATATCCCATGGCCGACGATTTCGTCGGCGTCATCCTCGGTGCGCTCGGCGCGCTCGATCCCTACCGGGACAGGCTCAGGATCGAGACCGACGACATCTCGACCTTGCTGGTCGGGCCGCCCGAAGTGTTGTTCCCGGCGCTGCGCGATCTGTTCGTGGCGGCGGCGCGGAGCGGCAAGCATTGCGTGCTGTCGGCGGCCATTTCGCGCGGCTGCCCGGGCGAGCCGGATGATCCGATCTGCCGCTCAGACGCGTTTGGCGGACCTGTCGGGCCGCTTGGCCCACGCAAGGAAGCCGCCATCACCGCGGTGCGCAATGCTGCTGCCACCGGCCAGCCGGCGGCGGCGCAATTCTCACTCTATGTGATGGGCACAGGCGACCACATGGACGAGATCTATGGCTGCATCGATTTCCTGAAGCAGTCCGGCGTCTACGATCGCTCCAAGAACTTCTGCACCAAACTGCGCGGCGACACTGGCGCGATCTTTTCGGCGCTGAACGAGGCCTTCTGCCGCTTCGGGCCGGGGGCCGGCCACGTAACCCTCGACGTCACGGTTTCGGCCAACAGCCCGTCGGCTGTCTAG
- a CDS encoding ADP-ribosylglycohydrolase family protein, whose protein sequence is MPDDTTLDRAMGALVGGALGDALGMPTQLLSPARIAELYGHVEDFIAPFADHPVSKGLAAGTITDDTEQALLLGRILVVSGERFDHARWVNALLDWEREVKARGSYDLLGPSTKRAIDAINNGVPAEEAGRSGDTNGAAMRIAPVGIMMPLEPLDAFVAKVAETCRATHNTSIAIASAAAVAAAVSHGVSGGDWRAASDSGVAAARRGATLGHWVTGGDIAARIVWAQDLVRGKVMRDAIRLITDLVGTGVASQESVPAAFAVLEVADGDPWQAAVISANLGGDTDTIGAIAAGMAGACTGFSRLPRERVAGLRGIDMTDVRALAADLVAARTSKGLAPKAGSGKDAAA, encoded by the coding sequence ATGCCGGACGACACCACACTTGATCGCGCCATGGGCGCGCTTGTCGGCGGAGCGCTGGGAGACGCGCTCGGCATGCCGACGCAGCTTTTGTCGCCGGCGCGCATTGCCGAACTCTACGGCCATGTCGAGGATTTCATCGCGCCCTTCGCCGATCATCCGGTATCGAAGGGGCTCGCGGCCGGCACCATCACCGACGATACGGAACAGGCGCTGCTGCTTGGCCGCATCCTGGTTGTTTCAGGCGAGCGCTTCGACCATGCGCGCTGGGTCAACGCGCTGCTCGACTGGGAGCGCGAGGTCAAGGCGCGCGGCAGCTACGATCTCCTGGGACCATCGACCAAGCGCGCCATCGACGCCATCAACAATGGCGTGCCGGCCGAGGAGGCGGGACGTAGCGGCGACACCAATGGGGCGGCGATGCGCATCGCGCCGGTCGGCATCATGATGCCGCTGGAACCGCTCGATGCATTCGTCGCCAAGGTGGCCGAGACCTGCCGGGCGACGCACAACACCTCGATAGCCATAGCGTCGGCTGCCGCCGTCGCGGCCGCCGTCAGCCACGGCGTTTCCGGCGGCGACTGGCGCGCCGCATCCGACAGCGGCGTCGCGGCGGCGAGGCGAGGGGCGACGCTTGGCCATTGGGTGACCGGCGGCGACATCGCGGCGCGTATCGTCTGGGCGCAGGATCTGGTGCGCGGCAAGGTGATGAGGGATGCGATCCGGCTGATCACCGATCTGGTCGGCACCGGCGTTGCCAGCCAGGAATCCGTTCCCGCGGCCTTCGCTGTGCTGGAAGTCGCCGATGGTGACCCATGGCAAGCGGCGGTCATCAGCGCCAATCTCGGCGGCGACACCGACACGATCGGCGCCATCGCGGCCGGCATGGCCGGCGCCTGCACCGGCTTTTCACGGCTGCCAAGGGAACGCGTCGCCGGCCTCAGGGGGATCGACATGACGGATGTTCGCGCGCTTGCCGCCGATCTTGTCGCTGCGCGGACGTCCAAAGGCCTTGCACCAAAAGCCGGTTCCGGCAAGGACGCCGCGGCATGA
- a CDS encoding ABC transporter permease: MLVVSSSVPRPIAASLAKAIPAVISVGLLLVAWELYATYSGIKPTILPAPSRVFEQALLNREALVDNAIPTIRATLIGFACSLSTAFLLSMLVDFFQPLRRALFPVFIISQTLPLVAIAPLVVLWFGFGLTPKIMLVALVTFFPMLVALVQGYEATEAEIGQMLRAMGAGRWRVFVLARLPSALPYFFAGLRISITYAVVGAIFAEYAGAAKGLGIYMLNAKNNFRPDLVLAAVGVSAALTLVLFGLTALLQRLAMPWERAGRQPAGKGARR, from the coding sequence ATGCTCGTGGTCTCATCATCAGTGCCGCGCCCGATCGCGGCTTCCCTTGCCAAGGCTATACCCGCCGTCATCTCGGTCGGGTTGCTGCTCGTTGCGTGGGAGCTCTACGCCACCTATTCCGGCATCAAGCCGACGATCCTGCCCGCGCCGTCACGCGTCTTCGAACAGGCGCTGCTCAATCGCGAGGCGCTGGTCGACAACGCTATCCCCACCATCCGCGCCACGCTGATCGGCTTTGCCTGCTCGCTCAGTACCGCCTTTCTGCTGTCCATGCTGGTCGATTTCTTCCAGCCGCTGCGGCGCGCGCTGTTTCCTGTCTTCATCATCAGCCAGACCTTGCCGCTGGTGGCGATCGCGCCGCTGGTGGTGCTGTGGTTCGGCTTCGGGCTGACCCCGAAGATCATGCTGGTCGCGCTGGTCACCTTCTTTCCCATGCTGGTGGCTCTGGTGCAGGGCTACGAGGCGACCGAGGCAGAGATCGGCCAGATGCTGCGCGCCATGGGGGCAGGGCGCTGGCGCGTCTTCGTGCTGGCGCGGCTGCCTTCGGCGCTGCCCTATTTCTTCGCGGGCCTGCGGATCTCCATCACCTATGCGGTGGTCGGCGCCATCTTCGCCGAATATGCGGGTGCGGCGAAAGGGCTGGGCATCTACATGCTCAACGCCAAGAACAATTTCCGCCCCGACCTGGTGCTGGCCGCCGTCGGTGTCAGCGCCGCGCTGACGCTTGTCCTGTTCGGGCTGACGGCGCTCCTGCAGCGCCTTGCCATGCCGTGGGAACGGGCCGGCCGGCAGCCGGCGGGGAAGGGGGCGCGGAGATGA
- a CDS encoding ABC transporter substrate-binding protein produces MRMPRLTALLTATAVFTTALTLAASAAEVHVLNWKGYGADEPWAVAAFEKATGNKVVNDFFNSEQEMLTKIRTNPGLYDVVMINAAFNDQAMAEKLIQPIDVSKLPNYADISKDKAGSPMLDHDGKVYGVPWVWGLTALAINEKSFDKPPTSIAEMWDPAHKGRVVIRDDAVEAVQFGAIATGQNINDIKDMDAVKTKLTSLMPQIKTFWSSENDWNQMVASNQIDIGTYWSGSADRAKTHFKLPVSLVIPQEGAVAWLDAFSIPVGSKNVEGAQAFINWMIDPKFYVEWVTKVGAPVSANTKAVDALPEDAFNRKVMGDPEVAKRIQFQAPITDAQREAYLALWQQLKVDVK; encoded by the coding sequence ATGCGCATGCCAAGACTGACTGCTCTCTTGACGGCGACGGCCGTCTTCACCACCGCGCTCACGCTGGCCGCCAGTGCCGCCGAAGTGCATGTGCTCAACTGGAAAGGCTACGGCGCCGACGAGCCATGGGCCGTCGCGGCCTTCGAGAAGGCGACCGGCAACAAGGTCGTCAACGACTTCTTCAATTCCGAACAGGAAATGCTGACCAAGATCCGGACCAATCCCGGCCTCTACGACGTCGTCATGATCAACGCTGCCTTCAACGACCAGGCGATGGCGGAAAAGCTGATCCAGCCGATCGATGTGTCGAAGCTGCCGAACTATGCCGACATCAGCAAGGACAAGGCCGGTTCGCCGATGCTCGACCATGACGGCAAGGTCTATGGCGTGCCGTGGGTGTGGGGCCTGACCGCGCTCGCCATCAACGAAAAGTCCTTCGACAAGCCGCCGACGTCGATCGCCGAAATGTGGGATCCCGCGCACAAGGGCCGCGTCGTCATTCGCGACGACGCCGTCGAGGCGGTGCAGTTCGGCGCCATCGCCACCGGCCAGAACATCAACGACATCAAGGATATGGATGCGGTCAAGACGAAGCTCACCTCGCTGATGCCGCAGATCAAGACCTTCTGGAGCTCGGAGAACGACTGGAACCAGATGGTCGCCTCCAACCAGATCGACATCGGCACCTACTGGAGCGGCTCGGCCGACCGCGCCAAGACGCACTTCAAGCTGCCGGTTTCCCTGGTCATTCCGCAGGAGGGCGCCGTCGCCTGGCTGGATGCCTTCTCCATTCCCGTCGGCTCCAAGAACGTCGAGGGTGCGCAGGCCTTCATCAACTGGATGATCGACCCGAAATTCTATGTCGAATGGGTCACCAAGGTCGGCGCCCCGGTCTCCGCCAACACCAAGGCGGTGGACGCTCTGCCCGAGGATGCCTTCAACCGCAAGGTGATGGGCGATCCAGAGGTCGCCAAGCGCATCCAGTTCCAGGCGCCGATCACCGACGCGCAGCGCGAGGCTTACCTGGCGCTCTGGCAGCAGCTCAAGGTCGACGTGAAGTAG
- a CDS encoding PfkB family carbohydrate kinase has protein sequence MSGRLVHIGSAVVDYVYRIDALPAPGTEKTASSYAQVAGGGFNMMVAATRTGMTVVFGGQLGSGPNGDFLRAAFAAEGIETLTPPSPVMDSGNCVAMISSDAERTFVSWPGAESILNLDMMAPVSVAPGDWVFTSGYTLSYPGSRKALADWIEALPENIPFVFDPTPVISDIPRPILARVLARSAWLSCNMAEAAEIAGQGDVETLAARLLADHCPRAAGVVIRSGAKGCHVRLAGGSAQTVAGFKVDAVDTNGAGDAHIGAFVSALARGAHPFEAARYANAAAAISVTRHGGSSAPNDAEIQTFLSQAAATGAPGQNQKAHQTA, from the coding sequence ATGAGCGGGCGTCTCGTCCATATCGGTAGCGCGGTGGTCGACTATGTCTACCGCATCGACGCCTTGCCGGCGCCAGGCACTGAGAAGACGGCATCCAGCTACGCGCAGGTCGCAGGCGGCGGCTTCAACATGATGGTCGCGGCCACCCGCACCGGGATGACAGTGGTGTTTGGCGGCCAACTCGGCAGCGGGCCGAATGGCGATTTCCTGCGCGCCGCCTTCGCCGCCGAGGGCATCGAAACACTGACGCCGCCATCGCCTGTGATGGACAGCGGCAATTGCGTCGCCATGATCTCGAGCGATGCCGAACGCACTTTCGTGTCATGGCCCGGTGCGGAGAGCATTCTCAACCTCGACATGATGGCGCCGGTATCAGTAGCGCCGGGAGACTGGGTGTTCACCTCGGGCTATACGCTGAGCTACCCGGGCAGCCGCAAAGCACTCGCCGACTGGATCGAGGCGCTGCCGGAAAACATTCCCTTTGTCTTCGACCCGACGCCCGTCATTTCAGACATTCCACGCCCGATCCTGGCGCGTGTGCTGGCCCGCTCGGCATGGCTGAGCTGCAACATGGCGGAAGCCGCCGAGATCGCCGGCCAGGGCGATGTCGAGACCCTCGCGGCGCGGCTTCTCGCCGATCATTGTCCAAGGGCGGCCGGTGTCGTGATCCGCTCCGGCGCCAAGGGCTGCCATGTCAGGCTGGCCGGCGGTTCGGCGCAAACCGTTGCCGGTTTCAAGGTCGATGCCGTCGACACCAATGGCGCCGGCGATGCCCATATCGGCGCTTTCGTCAGCGCGCTGGCGCGGGGTGCACATCCTTTCGAGGCGGCGCGCTACGCCAATGCGGCGGCGGCCATTTCGGTGACCCGTCATGGCGGCTCATCGGCGCCGAACGATGCCGAAATCCAGACTTTCCTGAGCCAGGCCGCCGCGACCGGCGCGCCGGGCCAGAACCAGAAGGCCCATCAGACAGCCTGA
- a CDS encoding DUF3309 family protein, with protein sequence MSLGTILIIILVIALLGGFSGLGGGPFYGTGYYGGGGLGLVLLIIIILVVLGRI encoded by the coding sequence ATGAGCTTAGGCACCATACTCATCATCATCCTTGTCATCGCGCTGCTTGGCGGTTTCAGCGGGCTCGGCGGCGGACCGTTCTATGGGACTGGCTACTATGGTGGCGGCGGGCTCGGGCTCGTGCTGCTAATCATTATCATCCTTGTCGTGCTAGGGCGGATCTAG
- a CDS encoding ABC transporter ATP-binding protein: MSRLELRHVRKAFDELDVLADISLSVGAGEFVSILGPSGAGKSTLFQLLTGAEHGGGEMLFDGAPLDDHGRHFAFMPQRDALMPWRRIIDNTTLGLEVQGTRRKVARARVAPLFAEFGLAGFERHFPAQLSGGMRQRAALLRTVVQERDMLLLDEPFGALDALTRAAMQRWLEQMWRHHRWTALLITHDVREAVFLSDRIYVLSARPARVLREIRVPLPRPRDPTGAAARQAGALEAEILDILLNPQPSKGHDHD, from the coding sequence ATGAGCCGGCTCGAATTGCGGCATGTGCGCAAGGCATTCGACGAGCTCGACGTGCTCGCCGATATTTCGCTCAGCGTTGGCGCCGGCGAATTCGTCTCCATCCTTGGGCCTTCGGGTGCCGGCAAGTCGACGCTGTTCCAACTCCTGACAGGTGCCGAGCATGGCGGGGGCGAGATGTTGTTCGATGGCGCGCCGCTCGACGACCATGGCAGGCATTTTGCTTTCATGCCGCAGCGCGACGCGCTGATGCCGTGGCGGCGTATCATCGACAACACGACGCTCGGCCTGGAAGTGCAAGGCACCAGGCGCAAGGTGGCGCGGGCTCGCGTCGCGCCGCTGTTTGCCGAGTTCGGGCTTGCCGGCTTCGAGCGGCATTTTCCGGCACAGCTTTCGGGCGGCATGCGCCAGCGCGCGGCGCTTTTGCGCACGGTGGTGCAGGAGCGCGACATGCTTCTGCTCGACGAGCCGTTCGGCGCGCTCGACGCGCTGACCCGCGCGGCCATGCAGCGCTGGCTCGAGCAGATGTGGCGTCACCATCGCTGGACGGCGTTGCTGATCACGCACGATGTGCGCGAGGCCGTGTTCCTGTCCGACCGCATCTATGTGCTGTCGGCGCGCCCGGCCCGTGTGCTGCGTGAAATCAGGGTGCCGCTGCCGCGCCCGCGCGATCCGACCGGCGCCGCCGCGCGACAGGCCGGCGCACTCGAGGCCGAGATCCTCGACATCTTGCTCAACCCTCAACCATCCAAAGGACATGACCATGACTGA